Genomic window (Helianthus annuus cultivar XRQ/B chromosome 3, HanXRQr2.0-SUNRISE, whole genome shotgun sequence):
GGACGAGGTCTCTAAGCTGCTAAAAGAAATGGAGGATCTAAGGATCTCTCCTAGTTTGCGAACCTTTAACATATTAGTCGATGCGTTTTGCAAGGAAGGTAAGGTGAATGAAGCGGAGGCTGTTATAGACATCATGGTTGAGAGACGTGTGGTTCCTGACATAGTGACATACAATACACTTATCGACGGTTACTGTCTACGAGGTGAAATGACCAAAGCAAGGATGCTTTTTGATTCACTTACATCTAAAGGTCGAGTCCCTAATGTGCTTACTTATAACAGTTTACTAAACGGGTATTGCAAGAGTTTGAAAGTAGAAGAGGCCATGCGTATGTTCCATGAAATAACAAGAAAAGGTTTGAAGCCAAATATAGTCACTTACAACACCATGTTACAGGGATTGTTTCGGGTCAGACGTTGTGGAGCTGCACGCAAACTCTTTGATGAGATGCGATCACAAGGCCTTATTCCAGATGAATGCACTTATGGAATAATATTAGATGGCCTTTGCAACAACCATCAACTTGAAGAGGCGCTCTCTTTGTTTCATCTAGTTGGTGATAGCAAGCTAAATTCTAATATTGTGGTGTACACGATCCTTATTGAAGGTGCAAGCAAATGTGGGAAGCTTGATATTGCAAGGGATCTTTTCCAAGACCTAACTCTAAAAGGTTTGCAGCCTAATGTTCGGACATATACCGTGATGGTTAGTGGCTTGTGTGGGGAAGGTTTACTAAAGGAAGCAAAGCACTTGTTTCGTAAAATGGATGAGAGTGGCTGCCCACCAAATAGTGTTACTTACAATGTTCTTCTCCAAGGATATCTTAAGAAGCAGAATTACGATGATGTTGAGATGCTTTTACAGGAAATGGATGGAAGAAGGTACTCACTTGATGCTTCAACTTTATCGATGTTGATTGATGAAATAGCAGCTGGTTCAGTAGATAGAAGGATGCTTAAATTGATAGGTAAGCTTGTCCCAAAAGAAATGATGGATACTAATGCCTAGATAACAATCTGGGAGAGAGACTGAACTAGTTATTGTTGGTTTGAGCTATTTGTACCTTTGTAGGATGAGAAATTAAAATCGGAAATTTGTACCGAATTAGTTCTGGTCTTTACTTGTGGTATATTATATATACTTCTAATTTACAACATACTTGTGCATATAGTTGTTGTAAATTGTGCATAAATTATGTTAACTGCTTTTCTTTGTTGAACCCTTAGCTTAGAAAATTGTACATTACTTTTCTATTTTGTCCCGTATATTCATATGCCATATGCCTCACACCATAGCCACATATGATGGAGAGAGAAGAAACAGATCGTATGTATGATGGAGACTGGAGAGATGAGAGCGATAGAGAGGAGAAAGCAGTAGAGCAAAGGGAGCCAAAGGTTTCACCAACCGGTTACGTCGGCACCGATGTAGCAGCGGTGGTGTTCAGGTTTCAACTTACACAATGTCGTCGTATTGGAACGCCAAAGGTACATCGTATTCAACCAGCTTCTTATGCGAATCTCagatcttcttcttctttgaaatCGAAGAATCTAAGGTTCGCCGTAGTAGCTCCGGTGTCGGAATTAGGGATTCCGATGGTAACAAGGTAACTACCGCACTCTTCGTATCTATTTTACCCATTTAAAAACTTGCTTTCACATGAAGTTATAAAATTGGTTATGTAATTGTTCTTTGATTTGTTTATTATTCATTTTATTGTGAATTTTAGCTTTTTAAATAGGATCGAGGCTTATTTAGGTGAACTTTTAATTTGGGTCAATCATAGTTATATTTTTTTACTATATTGTTATGCAGATTTCCTTGAAAAGTTTATATTTTTGGTGTTCTTGTCATTGATTTCCCTACAATTTATTGTGAATTTTAGGTTTTTAAAGAGGATTGAAGCTTATTTAGGTGAACTTTTAATTTGGGTCAATCATAGTTTTGTGTTTTTTAACGTATTATTAATATTATGCATAACCCTTTCTTTCTTAGTTTCTTGGGCTAAGCTTTGACTTGTCTTTTGCCTAAACCAGTCCAAAGTTAGTGTTTTGATCTGTATTTTTAAGAAACTTTACGAACGGATAAGTTAACTAACTGTCTATTATTTGGCATATTTTGTTTGTGGGAGCTTTTCCACTGTAGCTGTTTGTCCTTGTCTCGCCGGCGCAACGCTCGAAGATTGTTTGGTTTTCCGCCAAAATGGAGATAGGGCCAgcggttagtttttttttttttttgctatcaAGTCTAAGTTAATACATAGTTAAACCGGTTTGACACCTTAATTACATGGTTTAAAGCGTGTCTAGACGCGTTCGACCCAACTAATTCGTGTGAAACTTGTTATAGTAATCGTGTTAACTGTGTTAGTAGTTTCACACAACACGTTTAACCTTTGTATTAAAACGACTTAGTTTTGTAACGTTTGTAAATAAGCTTAGAGGAAGTAATCTGAGTAAAGTGAAGAAGCCGCCATTTGGATCAGCTTTTATAAGAACCCTAGAGTTGAGTTTAGCGGAACGTTTTCTAAGTAGATCAGGTAAAATCAACAACTTTGAATCAGTGAGTTTTAGCGGGTATCAAAAAGATTGATTCACAAATTAGTTTCTTTCCCGGTAAGATCAGTTATCATAAATTTTCAAATCGTGTCATATTTGGTAATTGGTTTATGTAAATCTTGATTGATTCCATTGTATTCTGGTAGTGTATCTATGTTTCTATGTTACAAAGTGCTTTATTCATGCGTGATTCTATATCTTTTTTAAGTATattatgggtttttttttttatttcattataTGGATGAACAAATGAATAGTCAAACCTACATCAACAAAATTGTTGAAAGTGCAGTTTGTTATTCTAAATTCCATGAAAATATGTGGATATTGAGAAGAGGAAGTTGGAACACTTGGAAATGGAATCGATGAAGAAACTGTTGGCAGCGTCAACATTCAGGGAGGCCAGATGGCAAATTAGCAAGTTAAGAcattttgtgtgtattttttaaattttgtttattgTAGCACAGATTAGCTATGCAATGGGAGGCATATATATGCAGTTTTTTTTTGAAGAATCAAGGCCCGATCTTACCCAAGTTCTCTATTCGAGGTACTTGACCATATTCTACACCATATGTGTACAAAAGTGTATACAAGGGTGTTAAATGGGTTGAACCAACAAGAATTAAAACTCAAAAATGCTTATGACGATGTCCTTTTCTCATGGCACCAAGTAGTTTGGTAATATTGCGAACAAGGGCTTTGTATAAACTGTGTCGCTTTTTTTAACAAATTTAGTCCACTGGATCAATGCTTGATATACAAATTGATCATTTTTGCAAATCGAAACGTGAAATAGACATTGATTTTCATGTGCTAATAATTAAGGAAATAATAGTTTTAtagaaaatggtcaaaaatacttgCCACACACTGCGATTGCTTCCAAGACAAGGCCAATGTTGAGAAACGTGGCGAGACAATATTACCCCAATTAGAGGTTTTTTTTTTACGTAGTTAATATCGAATGCTATTGATTATGATTTTTTATTGATGTTTGCTTTTTGTCTTCTGG
Coding sequences:
- the LOC110930227 gene encoding pentatricopeptide repeat-containing protein At1g63330 — translated: MMTRSSSRLHSFIKLNCNLITNSVRTPLSSSRLGLDFSPHSTSLPSLLHSTSFSNDGDRPLLSRYQKVTKLDDAFNLFDEMIQRKPLPSVVKFTQLLNAVTKLKHFSSSLDLFKRMCLIGVPVNEYSISIAIRCCCQMSRTNDGFALLASCFRRAVVPDVFTFSTLLDGLILEDRIIEAERLFKKLIKQKLCEPDVVMYSTMIKGLCKFGNNDIAIALLRLMDERGCKPNTVVYNTIIDSLCKDKMIEDAFKLFNEMVFAKGIQPDVITYTSLIYGLCNLCRWDEVSKLLKEMEDLRISPSLRTFNILVDAFCKEGKVNEAEAVIDIMVERRVVPDIVTYNTLIDGYCLRGEMTKARMLFDSLTSKGRVPNVLTYNSLLNGYCKSLKVEEAMRMFHEITRKGLKPNIVTYNTMLQGLFRVRRCGAARKLFDEMRSQGLIPDECTYGIILDGLCNNHQLEEALSLFHLVGDSKLNSNIVVYTILIEGASKCGKLDIARDLFQDLTLKGLQPNVRTYTVMVSGLCGEGLLKEAKHLFRKMDESGCPPNSVTYNVLLQGYLKKQNYDDVEMLLQEMDGRRYSLDASTLSMLIDEIAAGSVDRRMLKLIGKLVPKEMMDTNA